The Phyllopteryx taeniolatus isolate TA_2022b chromosome 4, UOR_Ptae_1.2, whole genome shotgun sequence genome includes the window ggaattcccatagaccatgatgtttgcagatgacattgtgatctgcagtgaaagcattgagcaggtggaggaacagttggaaagatggaagaatgcactggaaaggagaggactgaagattagccgaagtaaaacagaatatatgtgcatgaatgacaggggttgagggggaagagtgaagctacagggagaagagatagcaacggtagaggacttcaaatacttggggtcaacagtccctagcaatggtgagtgtggtcaggaagtgaagaaacgggtccaagcaggttggaacgggtggaggaaggtgtcaggtgtgttgtgtgacagaaaagtctctgctaggatgaagggcaaagtttataaaacagtggtgaggccagccatgatgtacggattagagacagtggcactgaagatacaacaggaagcagagctggaggtggcggaaatgaagatgttgaggttggagtgaccaggttggataaaattagaaatgagctcatcagagggacagccaaaggtagatgttttggagacaaagttggagagagcagactcagatggtttggacacgtccagaggagaaatagtgagcatattggtagaaggatgatgaggatggagctgccaggaaagagaggtagaggaagaccaaagagaaggttgatggatgtcgttaagaaagacatgagggcagttggtgttagagaagaggatgcaggagataggcttacatggaaaaggatggcacgttgtggcgacccctaacgggacaagccgaaaggaaaagaagaatgatcccaaacacactgcccgggcaacgaaggagtggcttcgtaagaagcatttcaaggtcttGGAGTGGCCTacccagtctccagatctcaaccccatggaaagtctttggagggagttgaaagtctgcatCCTAATAATTCCTGCTTAGTCTTTTAGAGGAGGACTTAGAAATACGTACGTACGTCTGTGATGGTTAGTTTGGGCAAGTCCTGTAAACACAGGCTTTAGAATAGCACAATTTTTCAAAACTGGAAAAGATCCAACCGTATTTCTGCAACGAGGGAGATCACTTGCAAAGAGCCCATTAGGAACATAACACCTCACGTGCCTTTATTTATTAAGTGGTTCGGTAAAGCCCATATTGGATCTTTTACAATGCCTTTCAACTCTAGATTGAGCTCAGCCTTCCATACACACAAGCAAAAATGTGGTCGtgctcattttaatttttacgTTTACTTTGTGATAGCAATACATCTTAGTGTGCATTGTAGACTCACTGTGGCTAAATAGTTTCAATAGGCCTACAAACACTGTGCCAAAACAAAGGTAAACCAGCAACCTGAAACCCTCTGAAATAACAGATTTTAGGAAGTAAAAGGTCAAATCGTTTCTGAGGTGAAGCTGTTCTAATTTGCTTCAGGCAACATGCACATAAAATGTCTGTTGCAACATTAACTTACATGAATTTTCCCCCCACTGAATGACAAGGCAATATTGTGTCCTTGCAATAAAATTACAAACAGCCCAGTCTatgggaaaataaacaaaacagtttttggTGCAGGGAGGGTTACGTAATATTCATAGttgtgttttgttctttttaggaaaaacaaaaaaatgccatcAGGCTACAAAAGAATGGACAAGACATGAAGTATTACATAATTAGATAAATTTGAAGTTTCATGGAAATACATTTCATGGATGTGagtggattctttttttttaacgcatTACATAATTAGATAAATTTGAACTTTCATGGACATATGTTTGATGCATGTGagtggattctttttttaagacATGGAAATCTATAATTGCTCATCATGtatataaacaattttaaatcaatttataaaaaaaaaaaaaaaaaaaaaaagaatgatttaGACAGTCAAAAACGTCTCTTCCCCTCATTAAATAAGACGGGGAATTCATCCAAAGAATACAGGCGAGTCTAAATGAGATGAGATCAAAGTCAATAGACTTGTTGGGGTTTGAAATGAAGAATTAGTCCATTTCATATCTACAAGCAGAAATGGTCGCTATCAGAATGTGCGGCTCAGCTCACAGTTTGGACCTCAGGGGCTTCAGATACTTATGATAGGACTCGTGCACCTGCAGACGGAAGAATGCAACCGTTAATTGAATTGATGTGCGACTGCGGGTTACAATTATTTGTCACCAATTATAATCCTCTCCTGTGACATTTGCTGACCTCTGTAGAGTTCAAGGGTGAGCGACGGGCCCATTCAAACATGTGCTCATAGACATTCCCATCGTATCGCCCTAAGACAGAATTCAGCATCCTGTCATGGATATCAAAGGCATCTACCAATGCCACAGCATTTGGCCTCAGCTCAGAAAGCAGCTCCTTGATACAAGTAGTAATCTGCAGCATCTGGGACCCGTTCAAAAGTCCAGCCTGAGATAAAACAGATGGAAATGTTGATAATGATTAGACAATTACAGCTCGCAACCTGCAGACAGATCTTAAACGGTCACAACTGACACGATAAAATAGTCACCGACCGGGTATATGGATCAAAACCACCAAATGCAGTTTTGATATATTTGTTCGAGTTGTACCTGAAGAAAGTCTCCAGAGTTGTTCGAGATGCCATGAAGTGCATAGAGGCGAGCAAGCGTCAACAGCACTGAATGTATGGTGGCAGCATCAATCTCCCCCAATTTGTCAGCGAAGAGCTTCACTACCACATAGTGGCAGTGAGCCTGGAAGAGGTCAAATACAGGAAGGCACAGAGTTTAATATCAATTAGTCAGGTAAACATACAGTCAAATAAGCAagaatatttttcttaattcaGTGTAGTTTACatataaatagaataaattATTTGCAGCAGAACAACGAAGAATTTGCTCATGTTGCATGGAAATTTAaaacggcggccgactggtttgcatatctgcctcacagttctaaggagccaggttcaaatccgatctcgcctgtgtggagttttctgagtttttcatgttctccccgtgcctgtgtgggttttctctgtgtactccggtttcttcccacatcccaaaaacatgcatggtatgttaattgaagaccctaaattggccgtaggcgtgtatgtgtgtgcgaattGTTCGTTTATactgtttgtgccctgcgatcggctggcaaccagttcagggtgtacccctctaTCCCAAagacagttgggataggctccagcacgcctgcgaccctagtgaggataagcggtatgggaaatggatggacggaaattTCAAACATACTGAAATTCAGATAAACTCCAATGTTGGTCATATGAAATGGTCTTACATCAGAGGCTCGGACCAGGTCGATAGCACTATTATTCCAGGCATCCTCTTGGCTCTTCTTGtgttgcagctccttctggaTGCTCTTGGCTGCCAGCTCTACCAGACTTAACACATAGAAGGATCATTTGCATATATCGGAGACAAATCAGCTGCTGGCATGTGATAATCTATCATTCTCATTTCGTACGTGGCGGCTCGTAGTTTGTAGATCTCCACCAGGCTGGACAGGTCATTAATATCGAGCCCAGTCGATCTTGCGGCGACAAGCTGTGGTTGAATTCTTTGATGCTCTGACTCATTCAGGTATGATACAATGCCATGCAGCCGCTGACCTGCTCTAGCCTGCCTGTAGCTCTTCATCAAGTacctgcgcgcgcgcgcgcgcacacacacacacacacacacacacacacacaatcatgcaAAATGTATATAATACAAAAATCTGTGGACAAGGTCAGAAAATTGTTTAACACTATCTATTAGCTTAACAGTCTAAACTAATTTGGATTAACAACAAAACCCAAAAAGCTCCACATTAGTcttgtgacatgtttgtttttactgtagGAGTGTAGTATGTGTTGCCTGCATGTCTGGTCTAACTGGGCTGCTGAGGGGATGCGCATTTAAGGTTATAATGcgtttcctcaaatagtggctgtCTTTCTCTTTGAAACCTTGCCCTAGTGTCAGACACTTAAGACAAACCACCTTACGCAAAGGTAGTAACTGTAATAATACCGGATAAGACGCTATtgttcacacacagacagtaAAGAGTTCACTCCTAAGTCCATTTGAACTACCTGTACAACTAACTTAAATAACAGCCCTTGCAGAGCACGGCTTGAAGTTAACTTTTTAGCCCAAAGGGCAAGGGCCCTAAAATTTTCTATAGGAAAATTCATGGGACTCCTACATAATTTCTTTTCCTCTGCTTAGTGatattgaaaaattatttttttctaagcaGCCTCTgtgatatgtttttatttgaaatgtagacattACATTTGAAGAGAGAGAAGTATGTAAGATGTATTTTTGATACTTAtttcttatttcatttttgggactaaTGGAGTGTACTTGTGGAGTTATATGTTTTAACAAGAGTTAAAAATCGTTATTCCCTCTCCGTGTGATGTTCAAATGAGGAAGTGTAGCGCACTCGCAGACTGGCTAAGTGATTTGGCTTCGTATATATAGCCCAAAACTACAAGCACAATGACTCATTAGTTTATGCCGAGACAAGGCCACAACGAtagaggcacttttaatttcgcAATATCGTTCATATTGTGACATCCCTATATACGACAATCATTTTTTTACTTGACGTTTTTAATATACTAGTAATATTGTGAGTTCTGCTTCCCTACTTTTTCCCTGTTTGGGATTGCTGTTTTTGGATAAAGATTTTGGCTTGGTAACCCTCACACCACCTGGTTAGTCTCCATCCAAGTACTATCCAGGTCTGATCCTGCAGAGCTTCCGAGATCAGGCGTTCTCAGGGTAATATGGCCGTATCCTAGTAACATATAATAACACACCTCGCGGTCTGCAGCATCATGACTGTGTTTTCTCCCTCGTAGGTGCAGGTTGGGGTGAATTCAACATATATGTCCGGCAAGGCACTGCTGCGCGAGTAGCCGTGACCTCCGCATGACATGCGGCAAACCTCAATGGCAGAGTTGGCTGCCCACGTGGTGAAAGCCTTCAGACCAGCAGACAGAGCGTGGAGCTGCACATTGGAGAaaggtgaaaagaaaaacacaggaTGGTAATCATTTTTACATCACCCAAGAACTCATTGTGAGACACTAAACAAAACTATATGTAGATATTGTGAATGACCAGACATCAATTAAACATCATTATCATGAATTTGTTAGGACTTTGATGCATCAGGTGTACACATGGATTGTATCTTCAAGCAGTACCTCTGGCAGCTCACTGAAGTCCCCCTGGTTGATGTCTCCAGTGATGCGGTGGTACATTTGGTTCATGTACTGCCCAACAAAGGTGAAGGCATAGGCCATAGCAAGCACAGGGAAAAGTTTGTATTGCTGCGTCTGGTAGTCAAGGATCTGAGGCTCTGGCCCTCTGCAGGACAGAAAAAGTACGTctactttttttcatgaaaaaggaTGTGAAAAAAAGGTGATATCTGGACAGGCATATGTTTACGCTAACTTACAAATTCTCTTGTGCATTATTAAAATTGTTTGcataagtgactcagtaaagcCAGTGGTGACTGACCCAGGCCGGATTTCAGACTGGTGGCGGACAACGCTGTAGCGGATGGCGATGGTGCTGGACTTTGCGAGGGCCCGAGCGGACTCGCCTACAATCATGGAACGGATGAAAACCATGGTGCCATAAGTCAGCTTAGCACTAGGCGGCTTGACGTAGGTGCCATCTGGGTCCAACTAGTGGCCAGACAAGAAATATTCAGCACGTTGATCATGTTCTATGTAACAGAAATAAGACTCCTCCTTTCCACCACCCTCTTCAGGTAAAAAAAGATGGGAGCCACAAGGTGCCTGAAACTGTCTTATCACAACTGATACTGATGTGTCTGCTGGATGTCATTTCCAAATTAACATTGTGGTGGTCTTCTAAACTCAATcttgaaccatttgtacaaatacaatacattatttTCACTGCACTGGTTTGGTATTTTTCCAGATAAATATTATAAGAAATaagtatacatatatttatggacaaaattataaaatataacaCATTATTGTAAAATCATAATGTATAAATAGTCCTCCTCTCCAATAAACACCTGACACTATCTGCTGTTAAGTGAACTTACCGTCCTGCCACTATTGAAATATGCCAATCAAATGCACTTACCAGATATTTAGCAGGCAGTTTTGTATGTGGAAGCAATTAAGATAAGatcaaaaaacaatgcaattcTTTTGGAGTATTGAAATGTATAAAATTCCTACTCTGGAGAGCAGTAGCTCTCTGCTAAAACGAGTAATTACTCATGACTGCAATGTGCGTTGAACAGCTGACCTTGGCGTACTTCATGAGCATGTTCTCCCGTGGTATCCGCACATGGTCAAGTTTCAAAAAGCCATTGTCAACTTCATTAAAACCAAATTTGGGTCCAATATCCCCAACAACAATACCTATGAGAAAAGAGTTTGTTTCTGTGCAATACGAAACATGAACAGATGTGACCATTTAGAAGATATTCCAAATACTGTAGTTACCTGGcaatggtttgtgtgtgtccatgtcaCGGATAGGTACGATGAAAGCATGTAGACCGTGGCAATTTCCCCGAGTATACAGCTGGGCAAGTACAATTGCGTGGTTTGAGGTCTTACCAACTAGAATAAGGAAGATTTGTATGAAGTTGTTGCGCATTtcatttagggtttcaaacattcagaaaaatgcagaaatctaaaaaaaaaaatacaacaaattgtcTTGGGTTGTGTGTACATCTACTTACGACCTCCTGGCCACCATTTGATGGAGCTGACAGTGGGGCTGTTAAGGATAAACTCTTGTGTGGCTGGGTCATATGTGGCAGTGGTCTCCAGTCCTCGGAGGTGTGTGCCTGGAGTGACGGTATAAAGCAACCACCaccagacacacatacacagttacataaaaaagagttatatatgtaaatatataagttaaataatgtaaacagcacagtaaacaaacaaactaacataAGAACACAGAAAGCATCTTGGTAGAAAACAAGCCCAAGCGAGTTGCCATGAAGTCACTTGCCAATTCATTAGGGATATAAATGTCATTACATCGCAATAATAAGCACTCCCTTTAAATGGCAAAGCATACTTAGTACCTTGTAAATGTTTGACAGATCCAAAAACATGTAACAATCTAACTATCGTATGTCCTTTCAAATCCTATGTACAGCACAGCATTTTGTGCATGAACTAATAATCATTTTTCAGGCTGGATGACCCATCGAACCTGAAATATACAGCAAGAAAACTACCTCAAGTACATTTTGGCGGGTTTAACTGTTAGAAAGACCAATCTGCAGACCCAGATATTTTAGTGCAATTGCAAAAGgagtccactttttttttttttttaatcctcaacACAGCTCATCTAAAATCAGGATGTAAACTTTGGCCCATGCTGTTCAGTATTTTACCGTGGCCCATCTCAGTCTGAGCGTAGGTGCCGATGATCTCTAGGTTCCAGGCAGGCATGAAGAatcggtccatttgttctgacGTGGCCTGGTTGAGCAGCGTGGGCAGGAACATTCCGAGATGCAGATCAAAGGGATCGGGCCTGCCTGGGTGCACGCAGCTAAACCATAGAGGACAGGGGCCAGTGGAACAGGAAACCAGGTGATAATTCGAAGCAAAGGCAAATTACCGACAACATACAAGCATTGTTGACGGAAGGCAGATTATGGAGAATGTAATCCAAATTAAGCACAAATAGATGGagaaagtaaaataaacatgGAGGTTGAAAAAGAAGCCATTAAGAAAggagaaaacaattatttaatcatCTTGTAAgcctgatttttaaaaaaaaataaaatttacaaaatTATGTGCATAATTTGACTTGaagtagcaatgtgacaagtggccgccatttgtggaattttctaaaaaacatggaacgagcacttcaaatgcctctaaaatcgtctgctgcagggacagggcgactggttgcaatcgaaggaaagatgaatgcggccaagtacagggatatcctggacgaaaaccttctccagagtgctcaggacctcagactgggccaaaggttcaccttccaacaagacaatgacacagctaaaataacggcgtggcttcagaacaactccgtgactgttcttgaatggcccagccggaGCCCTGACTTTAACCCAATTGATCATCTCTGGAGAGAACTGAAAacggctgtccaccaacgttcacctgacagaactggagaggatctgcaaggaggaatggcagaggatccccaaatccaggtgtgaaaaatttgttgcatcattcccaaaaagactcatggctgtattacctcaaaagggtaaatactgagcaaagggtctgaatacttatggctatgtgatatttcagtgtttcttttttaataaatctgcaaacatttcaacaattccattttttttctgtcaatatgggctgctgtgtgtacattaatgaggaaaaaaatttacttaaatgatttttagcaaatggcggcaatataacaaacagaaagagtgaaaaatttaaggggctctgaatgctttccgtacccactgtatatatgtcaGGGGATGAACACCGAAATTGCCAACAGATTCAATGCGGCCGCTATTCAAGTTTACATGTGCGAGGTGCGTTGAGGGACACTCGGTAAATGGGAGagaatgtgttctttgttaggaaaattatttgtatcaaatTGCTTTAGTTAAAAGAATGTACGATCACGttgtcataatatggaattttgcttgttttgtaatataagacgAGATGAGATagatcaatgtcctttcactatCGTTCCTGTcctactgtgttgcgtgtttttgtttgcacattaaggacaaaagtcctgtgtttgttttaatttttcatttttaaaaagaccatTTAAGCAACACGttgttcctcatgtttttgagattgtggGGTTAAAGCTacaagtgtggactgaatggactgcaacaatggggaaatgaaatgcctgtattttgagggtaaaaacacgtcagcaacatacagtactgaaaaaaaagaaaaatatgaactggttcatttttggaacagcgAATCTAGTTCAAacttttgaattatgaactatgaactgagctagttaatttttggaacggtgacgtgaactttgaactagttcgtgtagaaaatgaactttcccaacaccaACAATGATAGATATCGCTTaaggttttgaaatgtgtttctttaTCATTTAGTGATACGGGTAAAGTGAGGTATTTAGTTCTAATCCCAACTTTAATTTCTTTAGGTTAATctataccctgcctcttgcccatagttagctgggataggctccagcacacctgcaaccctagtgaggagaagcagtacggaaaatagatggaatAGAAGATAAAGGGAAGCCCGATGGTACGAGTCCCCGGTAACC containing:
- the acox1 gene encoding peroxisomal acyl-coenzyme A oxidase 1 isoform X2, whose protein sequence is MNPDILNERQKATFDVEKLTNILNGGLEKTKRRREIESMVLNDPGFEEEDPNFLSRSERYDQAVRKSAQMILKLREYGIADPEEIYCYKRMFRGNFHEAMGLHFAMFVPTLYGQCDPEQSKKWLPLAESYQALGTYAQTELGHGTHLRGLETTATYDPATQEFILNSPTVSSIKWWPGGLGKTSNHAIVLAQLYTRGNCHGLHAFIVPIRDMDTHKPLPGIVVGDIGPKFGFNEVDNGFLKLDHVRIPRENMLMKYAKLDPDGTYVKPPSAKLTYGTMVFIRSMIVGESARALAKSSTIAIRYSVVRHQSEIRPGGPEPQILDYQTQQYKLFPVLAMAYAFTFVGQYMNQMYHRITGDINQGDFSELPELHALSAGLKAFTTWAANSAIEVCRMSCGGHGYSRSSALPDIYVEFTPTCTYEGENTVMMLQTARYLMKSYRQARAGQRLHGIVSYLNESEHQRIQPQLVAARSTGLDINDLSSLVEIYKLRAATLVELAAKSIQKELQHKKSQEDAWNNSAIDLVRASDAHCHYVVVKLFADKLGEIDAATIHSVLLTLARLYALHGISNNSGDFLQAGLLNGSQMLQITTCIKELLSELRPNAVALVDAFDIHDRMLNSVLGRYDGNVYEHMFEWARRSPLNSTEVHESYHKYLKPLRSKL
- the acox1 gene encoding peroxisomal acyl-coenzyme A oxidase 1 isoform X1 translates to MNPDILNERQKATFDVEKLTNILNGGLEKTKRRREIESMVLNDPGFEEEDPNFLSRSERYDQAVRKSAQMILKLREYGIADPEEIYCYKSCVHPGRPDPFDLHLGMFLPTLLNQATSEQMDRFFMPAWNLEIIGTYAQTEMGHGTHLRGLETTATYDPATQEFILNSPTVSSIKWWPGGLGKTSNHAIVLAQLYTRGNCHGLHAFIVPIRDMDTHKPLPGIVVGDIGPKFGFNEVDNGFLKLDHVRIPRENMLMKYAKLDPDGTYVKPPSAKLTYGTMVFIRSMIVGESARALAKSSTIAIRYSVVRHQSEIRPGGPEPQILDYQTQQYKLFPVLAMAYAFTFVGQYMNQMYHRITGDINQGDFSELPELHALSAGLKAFTTWAANSAIEVCRMSCGGHGYSRSSALPDIYVEFTPTCTYEGENTVMMLQTARYLMKSYRQARAGQRLHGIVSYLNESEHQRIQPQLVAARSTGLDINDLSSLVEIYKLRAATLVELAAKSIQKELQHKKSQEDAWNNSAIDLVRASDAHCHYVVVKLFADKLGEIDAATIHSVLLTLARLYALHGISNNSGDFLQAGLLNGSQMLQITTCIKELLSELRPNAVALVDAFDIHDRMLNSVLGRYDGNVYEHMFEWARRSPLNSTEVHESYHKYLKPLRSKL